ATATGTAAGATATTAAAGAGTGGCAATAATTTAACTTGTAGAGATGCATGACAGTGATACAAGTAGGAGCTCCTCACCACAAAGAGAAATACACCCTGCCATTCACAGTACACCATATTCTGGTATGTATacacatacattattttgtattattattgttagtgttaGTGCTGTTATATTACAGTTAGTGCTGTTATATTACAGATATATTGATATGCTGCATCTAAACACATACTTTTGGTGTTACATCTCTCTGGtactttgaaatacattttattaaactcaTTCCAAGGAATGTAGTAAAGTAGAAAAGGCAGCAAGATGAATCATTTAGCAGTATGTTTCCCTCTGGACAATCTGTTGCATACCATAACCTATCTAAAATTTTGGCCCAGATTAATTAACCTGCTCTTCTATATACTGTATATGTGTATCTGCAGGTCCTAGAAGAAAGGTGACCAGCACTCCTCAGGTAGCTTCAACTCCCACCAATGGTAAATATGAATGTTTGTGTGGATTTGTTAAATGATTATGATGTATCCCAGAAATGATAGGCAGTGTACATTAAAAATGTGAATGCCTGTACAATGCTGAGTTTCCATCGCTTTGGGTTGGGCTAGGCCCCCCAGAAAACCTAGATTTACAGACTCCGGGCACTGGAGTTGGTGACTTGGACCATTTTTCTCTTGGTCTGGCCTAACTTGTAaacaagtgtttatttttcatgtcaGAAATTTAAACTAAGCTTCATTTAGTTTGTAGCAATATAGCAATCACCAGAATCAAGCaagtaatttgtaaatttatCATGATAGAAGtcatacttttattgtttttacagttGCAGccaatataaacacattattaataaatggaattttccatttttaaataaaaaggtgCTGCAGGAATCACACAGACAGAAAGAAAAATTCTTCAGGTGCTAGCAGAGCTACAACAAAAAGTGGACATAAATACAGGCCTTCTGCAGACTTTGCTGAGAGGTCGGCCTGCCAGCACCAACTCATCCATAAATCTGTCTGTGTGGCCACAGGGTCTCCCAGCTCTGCCGCTTAGTACAATGGATGGGTTCAACACCCTGAATGACAAAGTTATGATTCAGCATAATGCAGATGCTGTCGTAAGTAAATCTGAATTAACTAGATTTTAGGGAGAATAAAGGGATTTACAGTAGTGTATGTATGTCAAAGGCAAATGAATTGTATGATGACCTCCTCAACGGATGCTGAATGTTTCCGAGTTTAAACTATCATGGTTTCTATGCATGAACATTCATTCTGTTTTTACAGGTACTTTATCCATAAATGTGTTCCAGAGATCTTACCTTTGAATTCAATGAAAAAGAATGATGAATATTAAAGCATACGCAATAATCAGTTTAtggaaatgtattttcaatataaattatgtGCATCAGTTAACACATGATAGATGCAATTTTCATTCTGGAAATATCATGAAATTTTGTAGGTGAGGAAGCTAAGTATGAGGGATGGTGACAGTGTGGATGCTGTCACAAGAAATGTACTAACAGGTCTAATGACCAACAGCCTTGCCAGCCAGTTCAACTGGATGGGacatgaaaggaaaaaaaagacaaGACGATGGGACCTTAGTTACCATACCAAAGAAGGCCATATCTACAACAAATTTGTTACAAGTCATTAACAGTAAGTGTCATTAACTGACATATTTGTCAGTCTTCCTTCATTTGCTAGATATTCAGAGCAAATTAAGTTCCTCTGTCAGACACTTGTATGGAAATTTGAAATCTTCAGCTATTGTCTCCTTGCATAGACAGTAGGTTGAAAATTTTTAATGATATCAGATAACATTGGGCATTGGGTGAGTGTGATGCTGAGTGACCTTGACTAAATTCCAATGtcacagaatgttttttttctggatttttcAAAGCTGGGGTTGTGACATGAATAAGTTGCAAAGGTTTAGAGATAGGAAAGTCAAATTTATATCAATTATGTATCTGGCCAAATTCTCAAATGAGTGTGATCCTGCATGTCCTTCACTTACTTTGAGGTTACAGCAAGGCTGGAAAAAGCAGTATTGCATCGAAGTTTGTGATGCAAAATGCACCTGCTGTAATCTTATTTTTTTTCAGTGTGCATGCTGATCAAACCATGTGGTAAATACATGTACAGCTAATCAATtgtgattaattattttcaagcCTTGTACAGGGTGATGTTCCTGAACTTGTTGAATTTTGGCTTGTGACAAGGATAAGTTGCAAAATTTCGAGCTAGGACAGtcaaattaacattaataatgcCTCTCATCCAGATCTTAGGaatggaaattaaaaacaatcaactATCTCATCAAGATCTTGGCCAACTTTAATGATGAGTGATACTGACCTACTTTTCAAGGTCATAGATTAatttaactgaaatgtttaaagGTAAGCTTGTGGCATATGTGATATGGGATATATTGTTACAGCTTTATGCAGGGGAgggaatatttttcatttgtatgtCTCTTCAAGATCTAAGCAAGGTTGATGATGATCCACCCTGATCTACTTTTCAAGGTCACAAAgcaattagaattattttcattgGTGACATGGATAAGTTATGGAAGGTTAGAAATGGGACTGATCTTTATATCAGTTCATCAGTTACCATTCTTAATTGTTTTCAGTGGTAGGCTTGGGACATGGATCAGTTGTGGAGGATAAGAGTTGGAGGTGTAGAATTTGTAACAGTTGTGTACTTTATCAAGATCTTGGATTAGCTGTATGTTGAGTAACCTTGAGGTGCTTTGAGATTTTGAGGCTTTCCTTTACTGGGGCACGAGGGCTGAGGGGCGTTGCACTGGCCTGCAGTGCATTTTTTATCCGTATGCTTCAACTGACAAAACAGTAATCCAAAAATAATGGGTGAGAATCTGCTTTATTCGacctactttaattaaaataatagtttcaaaGTCAATATTTAGATAAATAAGTGTAAATAATGGGACTTTTCTTTGCAGGAGCTGTCAGGGATAATCCTGTGGCTGAGATGGCATCAGATGATGTCATCAAGAAGACTGCACAGAGCTGGTTCAAATATGCTGCCTCTAGGAAGCAGGAaaagtgaaagaaagaaaacttggtACAGTGTGAGGACAATATAGGGTGTCAATACACATGAAACAGTTATTCTGTCAGATCCAAGATGACCAACTGGATTTGCACAAAATCGTCTGGATTTGCTACCAGTGACCAAGAAGATGTTCATGGACACTGTTTTGTCATATTTCATGCAAATCACAAAATAAAGTGACATGCATCAATGGCAATAATGGTCCTTGCACCCTGCTGCATTTCTTATAATTCACCTTGTAGACTTATGAGAAATCGCCATCTACACACATCAAAGTCATCCCATGCTTTAGCTTATAGGAGGCAGTCAACCATAATTGTGGACAAAGTTTTCTCAGAGATCTGTGATAGGAATTTATTGCAACTTGGTACACTGTGAGGGCAAAATGGAGTATCAATGCATGTAAAACAATTCTGATCAGATTCAGTATGGCTGACTGGTCACGCAAAAGATGCAAAATAAGTGGAATTTGTTACCAGTGGCCATGAGAATGTTTACGGACATTGTTCTGTCATATttcatacaatatacaaattaaagtgaTGTTTATCAGTAATAAATTTCACTACTGCTTAAACGTTGTGTCATTGTTATCCTTCAAGATAAAGACTAAGTGAGCTGACCTTTCCTCCCCAACTCAGTGAAATTTGCTCAGTGAGCTTGTTTGGCCAAGTCTTTCcacaaaaaaagttacaaatcTCCCTTCACACATCAAGCTTTTACAACCCTGATGTTACTGGAATTAGCAAAGTTGTAATACTATGTATCTGACTGATTCTTCATACTCTTAACCACTATCTATAACTTATTTAATCTGTTGCAACCAGTGCATGTTTTAGCTTAGTAATGTTTGTTGATTCTTGTATTAGTATGGGACCAGACATTAATAAGCTTCTCAGCTTGCGTCCAATACCCATTGGTGTTCATTAtccaataaaatattcacaaacaagcaagcaaagtTGTATAAGGTCTTGTAAATGACCAAATATCAACGCTTAGCCAACGTATTCTCAACGTCATACCTACCTAACTACACCATTGCAATCAACCTTTCTTCCACGTTCCTCAACGTTTTATCAACGTTGCTTCACAACGTTTTTTCAACGTGGACTCAATGTGCACATCAATGTTTATTCAACGTTGATGATCTACGTCTTTGCAACGTTATTTGCCAACGTTGTTTCAACGTCAAATCAACGCTTTTTGCTGGCTGGGTAACCAACCCCTGCTTGCCACAGAAGTAAAGAGATGCAAACCAAATGTTAACATAGTTAACATTAAGCGTTTGCCTAGAGGTGGAGTACTGGTGCAAGGGCAAGATGTAGTCGATCTTAACCGACTACTTAAAGAATGGCCAACAGATGCCTTTAAATctggaaatatcaaaatccaCCTTCCGGGAAGTAAGCCGCAACCAAAAGCAATAGTGGTAAGAGGGGTTCATCAGACGATTGACCTGGACCTAGTTAAACAGGCACTTGACGAACAAAACATACCACACACCAAGACAGaaagaattatttctaaaaaaacacaaacacctacTAACCTCATTAGAATAGACATTGATGACAGCTACAACATTCAAAATCTAATAAACAATGGAATATTGCTctggtatcaaaaataccaagttGAACAATTGAAAACTCCGGCAATTGttgtaacacagtgttacaaCTGCCAAAGATATGGACCTGTTTCAGCAGCCTGCTTAGCATCACCGAGGTGCTGCGGAtgtggcggggaacaccatatcaatcaatgtaaaaaagaaaaagaaacgcctaaatgttgtaactgtcaaacccacacagcaaattacaaaggctgcgaaaaatataaacaaataaagcaacgCATTTTTCAGATCAGAacaccaacagaacagaatcaaccgaAAACAAACAGTTTACCTAAAACAGACacaccaacagaacagaatcaaTCGAAAACAAGCAGCTTACCTGAAACAAGCACATCaacagaacacaataaaacaacaaaaaccacatatacagaaatgttaaaaggaaaagaaccacataaacaacaagtacagaagactaatacacagaataagaacacattaacacaaaaaccaaaagaaaacaacatcaccaTACAAGAAACGAATATTAACACAACAGACAAAGCAAGCctgttttcaacagttttcaaaaatgtaataactgattttataacagaatatacTAAACCAAACCAGACAACTAACTTTCTAGAACTACTGATCACTATTACCATAAAACACGTCACACCTCACATACCCTACATTATAACTACACTAAcaggttacatgctcacagcacaatgttcacagtaatgtatatcaacatccaaggtgcaatagcttccaagaaacatgagatcgaagatctaatagaagaattaaacccccagattataataataagtgaaactctaacatataataataatagatttaaaataccatattactcaactattagaaaagacagaaaaaataaaaatgatgaaaaaaggCATTATGCTGCTTCATAAAGTAGACTTATCTGTAGAAGAAATCGAATTAAACAGTAGcaatgaacatgttactgtagATATCATCCAAtcgaataaaactaaaataaccgtagcaggaatttactgctcactcaataaacaattagatacaactttactaaataacatcttttcccacaatcaaAACACTATAGTCATGGGAGacttaaacagtaaaaatgtttccTTTGGATGCCGAAGTTCTAATTCAAATggtagaaaattaatacaatttattgatgataataaCATTGCTTTATTGAATGATACCACCCCAACACATACATGCTATTCCACTAACTCTAGTGACATACTAGATCTGTGTATGTGTACAGAtaatttaagccagaaattagtaaaatttcaagtgggaaaagatgtagaTAGTGATCATCTCCCAATTTTTTGAGTCTTCGATCTCACTccctataaaaatataacatattggaaagaaaaatttaattacagtaaagcaaattggcaatgctataaacaagaattagataatctgttacctaataaaattattaaagaagttaaaacgCATGTCGAAATGGACAACTATCATCAAACAATCACGGattgccttcagaaagcagccaagttaacaataccaaaacaacaccataaaacaataatcaacacatggaaacccaccacagaaataatcaacctAATAAAAAAGCGCAGACAACTGAGAAGGCAGCACATGattacaagaaacagagaaactaaaacacaaataaacaacattagaaatcacatcagaactcaaataaaacaacaaaaacaaaataaatgggacaattactgtaataaactaaACGACataactgacccgaaaaaattctggtcacatcttaaaagattcacaaatgaaaacacaaacaaagaaatatcctccacttgaacataataacactataaagaaatagccgaagctttcaaggatcaactccaaaatacatttaaaactcacacagatccagatatgaataaaaacttctacaataaagtcactaatcacatagcaaacaataaacatcaatatgaaccaatatttccagtaaacataactgatacaaatacaagttctaACACTGATTATGCAAGcacattaataacaaatgaaatatcccctCAAGAATTACtcaaagcaataaaaaacacaaaaaataaagcaCCAGGTGAAAACGAAATACgagctatccttctaaaaaagggcactccaaaattgtttgaccacctaaattcactttttaacttatctctatcctcaggatacatcccagtttcttagaagctttcaaatatattaatgttccataaggaaggaaagccagcgaataaacctaatagctacagaccaatcagcctgaccagctgtgtaggcaaaattcttgaaagaataataagtaatagactctccacattgtTGGacataacatcaaaattaccagaagaacagaatggattcagaaaatttagacaaacgacagatcatttaataagattaaccgaaaccataatagatagtttcaacaaaagaatgtacagtcgcttgcttcctcgatatcgagaaagcattcgacaccgtTTGgtacgatggtctaaggttcgaatgaatgaaatggaactaccgcgaggaattattcgctggttatctaactttctggaaaacagaaaatgtagagtaaacgaGAAGGAACTTTTTCCGAATACTTTACTCCACTAGCTGGTGTCCcacagggaggggtggttagccctatactcttcatcatgtatgtaaacaatatgccattgaaggatccaaatcatggattctcatcacagttcgcagatgatgtggcaatctggaaaagtgctgcaacacccacgatagcagctacaaacatacaaccacaaataaatagaattagtgaatactgtgaaaaatacagaattaaaataaacacagcaaaaactcaGCTGGTACTCTTTACGAAATcgacaaaacacagaaaacaacagctaaaaatatatatgaatggcactacTCCAGATTACCCAatcagcaaaatttttaggtctgacttatgattcaaaattaacttggatcaatcatgtcaacgaaattaaaaataaaatttggcgaagaaccaactatgttaggagtctaactggtaaacacagtggagcatctacagataacattttgaaaatatacaaaacatatataagaccagtaatagactatgcagctccagcatgggtaactgtaagtaataaaacaatcaaaaccaaactacaaacaatacaaaacacacttctcacaacagcatacagagtccCGAGATCAACATCATCTAAATTCATTCACaattactcgaacataccaaccatatcaGATAGACTcttaaatattacaattagatattttaacaaaaattggatgaaaaatgatttattatgcgaactagataggtacctcatacatgatgaagaaaattctaaatacctctccccaattaacatatattttaaacataaagaaaaataaagtaaagtaaaatatgtatgtatataaactttaaatcttatatttatagtttacatatttatgtattttaaaataataatcagataaaataaataaattgccaCCAGCTAGCTTGACTACTGTGAATAATAgactataaatggacattgccctgaaaaggacctaaCATACAAACAGTTAGGGAAAATAAGttcaggaaggaggaagaggtcaaagtgaacctgaccctccagggcaaAATACCCAGATACCATTAAAACGATTGAGTGCCAGTGGATCGTGGATGCAGTTTGTTCTGAATAGAGTCTAGCAGTCAACTTGCGTTCTACACCTCATCAGTTTATTTACCCCTTGTTTAGACCTCACGCAATCCAGattcagtttaatttaaattaactttgtgTTGTGCATTTCCAGGAGGcaggtttgtattttatttggttCATAACCATTGATATTACTGGTACATAGATAAATCTACTAACGTGAAGCCCAATGTCTACTTCATGACCAACTATATTCTAGGCCTATTGCGTTGCCTAAAATTGTAGCTTTCTAGCGATCTAACGTCAGGCCTGGTCAATTCATTATCAGGTATTTGGGAATGTGCGGTACCTGGGTACCGTTTGAT
Above is a genomic segment from Tachypleus tridentatus isolate NWPU-2018 chromosome 11, ASM421037v1, whole genome shotgun sequence containing:
- the LOC143231574 gene encoding uncharacterized protein LOC143231574, whose protein sequence is MHDSDTSRSSSPQREIHPAIHSTPYSGAAGITQTERKILQVLAELQQKVDINTGLLQTLLRGRPASTNSSINLSVWPQGLPALPLSTMDGFNTLNDKVMIQHNADAVVRKLSMRDGDSVDAVTRNVLTGLMTNSLASQFNWMGHERKKKTRRWDLSYHTKEGHIYNKFVTSH